Within the Medicago truncatula cultivar Jemalong A17 chromosome 4, MtrunA17r5.0-ANR, whole genome shotgun sequence genome, the region atttattttggtcctttaacttctctttgttacacattttggtcctttccgttagttttaattcaaaaacattaggtttgcttcatcttcttctcctatttttcatctttatatcattttcatcaaccttcaacaacaagaatcccagaaaaattccaatagaaaatgaagaaaaccttatgtttttgaattaaaactaacggaagtAACCAAAATAtgtaacggagagaagttaagggaccaaaataaatcgaattttaattaagggaccaaagagatactacctaaatagttaagggaccaaaaatataatttagcctTATTTATATGGCCAAGTCATAGCATATTTCTTCATAtcatccgatgtgggacatattcCTAACACTAATTCCAGGCATATTTCAACACCAACAAATTTCTCAGTCTCCTTGTTGTTTAAACTCACTCTTGGTCAATTCAAAAAAGACATTTAAAAAATGGTCTAAATTGAACCATGTACAACCTATAACGACCCCAAGAATAATATCTATGATGACAATGAATCGCTTGTGCATTCACATGTGAAATATGTGTTAGCACCGCCTTTGCCCACACATTCAATCTAAACACTCCAAATTCCAATGCCCAAAAAGGTTAcaagaagataaaataatatatgccagttatatatgtgtgtgtctgAATTGACTCACTTTATTGCTctgtattttattataagtcattttaaaaaaaataaatattgtttgtgTTTCATAATAAATCagtttacaataccaatgcatcaatcctttcaaaaaaagaaaaaaatattaatgcatcattaatgattttttttttcctatcgCACCATTTACTATTTActactcttttttatttctggtgttttattctctttctccCATATCATTAATAAGaataattttctaaaatcattcataatTGTTTTTTCCAATGCAAAATATGCGTGAAAATGTCAAAACAACTTGTAATAAAATACGGATGAAGTGCTAAAATAGGGAAAATGTAATCTGAATATATACTTCTTATTTTGATTGGTTGGCTGTATTTTTTAGAAGGACATTTGGTTGGTTGGCTTATCTTGTCTagttttccaaaaaatttaaaaaccttcaaataatctcaaaataattgtttctcGTAAAACATTATACTCCCTCgtatcaaaatataagcaaaattcactttttatgttcattcatttaatgatgtatgtggttcataatatagaccacatacatcattaaatgaatgaatctaaaaagtgaattttgcttatattttaaaacggagggagtaagaaTAATATTTATGACGACAATGAATGTGTGCATTCACATGAGGAAATTATGTCGGCACTACAACACATTCAATCTAAACACTCCAAATTTCAATAGCCAAAAAGGTTACGATTAAAATAatggaaatgctaaccggtatTCTGGAGTTAAGGgtactaaaaaagaaaattttatagtAATTAATGTaatgaaaattgtgtaattagttcataaaaagttaaaaaaaagtttccttTTTTAGCAATGCTTTCCTTTTATGGTGTGCTTAATCAGTGTCTCGGAAACaccggttaacatgacccttaaaATAATATATCAGTTATATATGTCTTGATTGACTCACTTTATATTTTATACTCCATTCGTGTTTTATTATAAGtcacttttgaaaaaatatttgtgttttaTGTCCTGGGTTCGAATCTAGCCTTGGGCATGCAGCAGTGTTCAAACTCTTAGGGAGAGCTTGCCGCCCACTTGGGTCCCACAATGCTCGAGGGATTAGTCTCCGCAGTTGCGCGCGGAGGATACCCGATTTATacccaaaaataagttacaTTGTAATACCCGTgcattattaataattttttcatatcattctctttactatttattattctatcttctttatattttttcatctctttttctaattttattaataaggataattttataaaatcgttcataatttcttttttcaatacaaaatatttgtgaaaatgtcaaaacgacttataataaATTACGGATGCAGtaccaaaaaaggaaaaacgTAATCCGAATCTATAATTCTTATTTTGGTTGGTTATCCAAATAGACGTTGCATGTTAAAAATAATTCCATGGTTGGCTATATGTTTGAGAAGGATATTTGGTTAATTGGCTTATCTCGGctaattttcaaaaaagtttaaaaactttaaaacatctcaaaataattttttctttataagaaAATAAGGTATTTGGCCATATATATTTGTCTTTAAATAAAGTATTAATTagcttcctttaaaaaaaactattagctaaacttttaatttttatagaaaaattaatttgatatttttttttaaagttttaaactTTTCTGAAAATTGGACTAGATAAGCCAAAGAATCAAATGTCCTTCTCAAAAATATAGCCAACCAACCAAAATAGGAAATATATGGATAttacatttttccttttttagtacAATTGTGTAGTCTATTCAACTTGGCTTAGTCAAAATTGATCTTGTGGCTACAACTTAGTACTGTGTTTATAGAAGAGTTGCTTTTAGATTGAATGTATGGTAAAAACTATGCTGACACATTTTCCATATGTAAACGCACAAGCGATTCATTGTCgtcataaatattatttttaggaTTGTTATAGTTTGTATGTGATTCAacttaaaccaatttttttttcaatattattatttcaaaaaatattattattattaatacacACAAAATCTAAATATAATCCATGAACTACATCTTAACTCTCTTTCTCTATCTTTGGGAACCGATCCTCTCTTTCACCCCGCACAAAGTATACTAAAAATGATGAATCATCCAATATCAAATACAAGACAAGCACCTAAAGAAGATgccaacaacaaaataaaaaatagttatatgaCACCCATACAAAGAAGTGGGTATCTCCACCAATCATGAAAGCCAAACGATAAAGGAAAAATATTCGAAGAAAGTCATTTTCTCCTCCAACTTCcaccttttttctttcaaaaaaatcaatctatttttatatttttgtacaCTTAATAACTCTCGATTTATCTGATTAATCAGTCATCACTTTTTTACTACTGAATTAAGAGTGATGAAGACATCAAGGAGTCATTAGACATCCCCAGGAAACTCCAATCATGTGCCGATCACCcatgtattatatattatagaaaaagtatGAAACAATTCCTCGGTAGTAAAGTGCCGAAGGAGTTTTTCAGCacgcatcggcagttaactgccgaggaaaacctcgatagttaactgcagccggttgcCACaaaattcggcagttaactgccgaagggaatttaggtaaattactcgtgtgtcTCAGCCTAACCAAATGTGTCAACAGCAATTCTCTCTTCTTTATTCATTTAATTGGAAATTGCCACATGGAACACTAAAGAAAGATATTGATACTGAAATGTTGCCAGGGATCACTCAACACAAGAAGAATCCTCTTTGCCTTGTTGCCAAGATCCCTATGTAGACGCATGACCTTTATCGTGACTATGTTGGTTTCATGTTTAATATGTTATGTTTATTAGGcttttttatgtgttttacTCAGTCACGGATCCATGTATAGTAGATTGGGGGCAACTATCCCCACTACTGTTACggttatatttgttaaatttttaatattttaatgtttgtCTCTCTCTTAAAATAATAGATTGCCcctattaaatgaaaatttatatcataaaaaagaGTTTCGTTcatgaattttataaaattgaaattttgaataatttctatcatactttttaaatataaagacaCGTAAAGAACAATTTTAATATGTAGATGTTAAGAAgtctttaatttttctaatatatacttttttgcTTTCGATCATGAGAAGGTTAAAAGTTTTACTTTCTCGAACAGATGATGAGTAGCAACCTATTTATTCTgaaaaatttgagaatttttttccttccaaataatCCACACAGTAGCTAACCAAATAAGATGTAAAGTGTATTGAAGTTTTTTCGAGACCCCACCTAAAATGTCAAATTGAATAACTTATGCAAAGGACAAACGTATTTGATTCCTAACCATTGATGAATAAAATGTTCAGAGTCCACCGAAAATCGAAAAACTCATAAAAAGATGATCGACGCTTTCTGATGGACAATTTTGGCAAGTGCACCAGATCATtcacaagtaataaagtgacCGTCTTCAGACGGATTGTCATTTCCACTTGGCAACTAGCATTACTTATTTAAagcagaaaataaaaacaataaagtgAATAAAGCAAATAAATTAGGCGGAGTTTGCAAGATTTATTTGATTAAGCAAATCAGTAGTGAGTGAGTAATCTGGTTTGATTGTAGAAATTTAGTAGTAGCTACGATTCTTCAAATCCTCTGTATTTTTTCTGGTACAACGAATCCCCTCTATTTACGTGTTGGATTAAAGACAAGTCAACATTTAGTTATAAGACAAGGGTTTTATTTAAGTGATGAATTCGTGGAAAAACATGTTCATCTAGCTATCAAGTTTCACCTGATGATCACTCTAAGGATATACACAACACTAATGGATGCAGAATCTTCGACTCTACAAGGTCCAGTAGGCCAACGTACAGAATATTAGAGTCGATGTTGAACCAAAGTGGATTTTGGTTCAAAAATCATAGGCTAAAATGACTAATAGGCAATTGTCCTAAAACTTCTCTAATTTGGATCAAAGCAtaactaaaatgactaaaaattatgtgaaaaataatataagagaCATGTCATCACTTTCCTACTATGAAGCAGCAATATGCCTAAATGGCCACTGAATCGTACCCAATACGCACCGTTACACCGTCGTTGAAAGATGTTCTGATTGTTGGTTAGGGGGTAGATTTGAAGGTGGGTCATAGGTGGATAGAGGTGAAGAGGAGTTCAAAGCCATGTAAATCTTCACTGTAGTCACTGTAGCAGGAAAGTATCTAATAAATACTAGTGCCATTATTTCAACAATAATAGGTTTAGACAAGTTAACAAACCATATATACTACTTCCCTGCAGTCACTGCCAACAATGTACGCACAAAAGATAACAGCCCGAAACATAAAAGTTGTAATGAGTTGATCATCTAAATTATTAGAAAAACCTAAAATCTACTCTTAAATTTCTTCTTTGCATTCATATGTATATACATGAATACACACATTTTCACGTTTTGAAGATATCAAGTGATAGCAAACttccacaaaaaaataataataataataataaatcttgAACATACAATACAAATGAATGGTcaaaattaaagtatataatAATCTCGACCATTTATGCATTGCAATAAGATCAATATTAACATTCTTTCTAGTGAGGCTTCTGTAGAATGAAAACCCGATGATGTCCAACGCGAGTCTCGTTAATGCGGCCAAGGTGTCGAAGAACCTGCAGAACGGCAAAGAGGACATGCTCGTGAAATTTCTTCAAATAGATGTAACCAATGTTATGAATACATCTTAtcaaaaagaagataaaaaacaCAATCGATGATTCCCTAAATTCACACTCGATCTAAGTTGTCGGATCAAGATCACACAATTCACATTCTGAATTAGTATTTTGTATTCAGCTTACCAAAGTTAGAATGTGGGTCATCTGATATAGTCTAGACAGCCTGACTGTCAAATGTTTGATTTATTGGGAAGGACATCCCATTAGTTTATCTTTCATATGGTGTACATTGGATGACAAGAATTTCATGTAGATATTTTGTATTCCCCATAGGGATATTGGCATAACTACATTATGATTTTAAAACACTGCATATTATAACCATATTAACCATTCATGTATTCCCACAATATGAGATCAAAATTTACATATACTTAGAGAAGAACTTGATTCCTCTTCAGAACCTTGACAATAAAATCCAAAAGGAAAAACTCATACATTCCGCCACTACAAGAAATGAATtgtttaaacaaaatatatataggaAAGATAATGGGGTACAATTTGGGCTAGATGGCCCAACAACGGATCTAGAATAGACTATTACACCAACGTAGTTACTGAGTCTAACTTAACTCCAGAAAATCAGCGTGTACTGTAAGAATTGAACAAACTTTATAAGCTCTTACTTAAGAGATATTTGAGCCAATGTATAACTTGAGTTATTCCTAAGAAGATAGACCAAATCACTATTCAcgtttttgtaaaataaaatatgttccGTTTTACAGATTATTAAGAGAAAAAAGCTATATTACTACAAAATGTAACTAATaagaatcaacaaaacaaagatCATTGATTATAAATGCAACATCTAATTCAAGTACAAGCTCCAAATCTTTAGGGATCTCAgtaacaattaatcatttctaAATGAGATTAGGAAGTATTACGAAGCAGGTATAACGAATGTGGAAAAGTAAGCATAAACTGTGAGCTTTTTGGGCAAGAGTGTTTTTAATGTAATAATGCAGATAATGGCAGAATGAAATACCTTCTGGGTTACATAGTATGGACTGCCCTCGTTTTTAAACACATTTTCAGACCTTATCACATCCAATCTGAGATCTTAACTCACACCCATCAAGCCTAGAACTGGACATATCGAGGAGCGTGACTCGAGTGACCCGATAGTAGGTGGCCAAGTGAATCTTGGGATAGGCTATGGAACTATCATAGGGTTGAGCTTAACTAAACCCTTACAAAACCGACTTATAAGTGAGGACTCTTGACGCCTCATATGATTTTCCTTCAACCATCCCACAGTATGTTAACGGGAAAAGGACACATGGAAATTGTAATGTTCTTTGTCATCCAGTATAACTACATCAATTTAGATATTCATGACAACTAATTCAAGAGCAAGTTTGGTTTTGcgaaaataacatatttagAAAGACAGGAATACTTACTGTCAATATTGCCTTTCCAGTGTTGTCAAGTTTAAGTGATGGGCCTTTAATATCAGTTTCTAGAAAAAAGTGTTTTCCTTTAATCCCTTCCGTTCCTCCAATATCTCTTATTTCCTACATTATGAAATCAACTGACAACCCTTTCTCTTGGGAAAAACCAATGGATAAGTACAAAATAGCATGAACAACAAATCAATTCCTTTAGAAAATAGTTGTCAAAGTGTAAATAGTGGTTTCACTCACCAGAGCTTTTTCCCAAAGATTTTCTGCCAACTTcatgaacaaacaaaaaaaatgtctgAGAAAATGGGAAACAGTAACCAATGTAATGCGcaaattaagaagaaaattgTTCACTTACCTTCTTTTTGGGGGCTACGATAAGTTGAGCATTTGCTTCGGCATAAGAGGCCATATCTGTGATTGCAGCATTCACCTTCTCTAGAGTAAGCCTACCCCTCATATATCTATAATATCAAACCTAGTGTTAGGCAGTGAAGTATATACTGCATGGGTGGAGATGAATTCAAAACCAAAGAAGCCTAATAATGTAAATTGAaaagaaacacacaaaaatgtgaaaaaatggAAGTTATTAACTCTCATGTCACTGTCTTAATGATCAATTAAACATTTCTTGACATTTCAAATGATACAATTGCCTGCAAATTTTATAGATTTCTCTAACATTTCCTAATTTGAGCTAAAGGGGATTACAATGAAaccacattttttaaaaacaatctCTTGATGTTTTGCTGACATGTGTGTTTTATAATGCGTTTGAATATAATCCAGCTGAACTCGGAGTGAAATTTTGCAGAGAATATCTAATAAATTAAAAGTGTATGTATTCATAGTTACTTACGATGACAAGGAATCCATTTCACTTCCAGTGACATACCAAGTTGGTGCATAACCACGGCCTTTTTTCTCCTAAAAATGAAAACAGATGAATATTTATGGATCACATTTTGACAATGCATCTACTAAATGTACGAAAATTGCTTAGCTTCATTGAAGGCAGGGAGACAGACTCTCAAGAGGGTTACAgattgaagagaaagaaaagatagAAACATGCAATTCAAGGCAATAGAATAGTTCTAAACTATCACCACGTATGatgatttaaatatttatgtttGCAAAGGATTGGGAGGATTACAATAAGGGAAAGTATAGCTGAACCTAATCCATGTATCTAAAGCAAACAAGTATCATTGTAGTTCGAGAAAATTTAGTGACCACACATTCTATTAATATGCAGCACCAACTTTAGATTGAATGTGTATCTGGTGATGGACACCCACATGATATCGATGcatgtggttacattcaattactttcattttctcaaattactacTGGTGTCTACATGTCGGTGTCTTTTCTAATGTCAGTGTCAGTTCTTCATTAGGTATCCAAGCTTTAAGTATTGCAACTAGAAGTTCAGAGAACATGTTAGGTgtgaaacaaaacaacaattgcACAATAACAAATTTTGATTACCTTAGGTAAAGCAACAGGCTCCACGTGTTTCAAAGCCTCATACGATTCAGAGTCTTGCCTAGAAAATTCGGCAAACAAACTGAGGAGGAACAACAGCAAATAAGCAATACGATATCAATCAAATCTCCTTAAACCAAAACACAAAACAGGATTAAACAAAATGTAGTTACGATCTACTAATTTCGGAATTTGACAGTGTCGTTCTATCAGGCATTTGGGAGGGAATGTGATGAAACATATTCTGCAGTTTCTTTTGCTGCTGCAGGGATGCATCGAGTAGTTTCTGCAACAAGGCCAGAAAACTAAATTATGtcataaattgaaaattaacaATTTACTAAAAGAATCATCCAAAAAAATTCCCCCACATGTTGCAAACGGTAAAAGGAAACGTAATCTTTTTTGGTGGTGTAAAGTTAACGTAATctactaaggctttgtttgggagttaagataaaaataaaaaatcggtGAATCACTATTTCAGTCTTATAATTGTTGAAGTTGGACCATAAAATCAATGAAATTTCATataattcttaaaataaaaaattcccaACCAAGTGATCAAACTTGAATGGTTGATAACTAATGAGCTTCAGTTAAGATCGAATCCATTAGAAGTACCAGAATTCAGTCTCTAGCTGAAACAATCATTGATCAAACTTTACTTTTCAGAAATCATCAATTTAACATTGTAATTTCAAGGTACTGAGTTCAAATCCACTCAGGAACGGTTGTAAAATCATCATTAGAGTCacgttaattaataaaaaaaattgtaccaaaatcaataaaatgacATAGTATATGGTTTAAGAGGTCTAAGGTTTGATCCCAGCTATTACAAATTCCCCTACTCCATGAAAAATGACCTAATTGATAGAGTAATCTCAATTCCatgaattatttcaaaaaaaaaaaaaatcaatttcttaaCCTAATTCCACAAACAGTGAAttcacaaaatcaaaacaatttaaaagcaaaaaacagagaaataaCCTTGGTTTTGGGAATAGCTTCAATCTCATCGCGAAACCGATCCTTAATCGATTGCACTTGAAGCTCCATAGCACTCACAGCAGCATCAACAGCCGAAAGATCTGCAATACTACTCGCTGGGTACACTACAACAACACATATGCAAATTCATCTAAATTAACAAATCAAGTAAAGAATAAAGACCCAATTTGATCCTCACAATTTTCTCTCAACTCAATTCAGTCTCATAAAAAATACTACCCAAATTAGTCTCTGACATTTCAATAACAGACAAATTAGTCTCCGTGCGTGTACAGAGACTAATCTGTCTGATGAAATGTCAGAAACTAATTTAGGTATTGTTTTGACTCGAAGTAACTGCGAGAAAATTGTGAGAGACAAATTTAAATCTTAATATTTGAAGGGTTTGTTGAAAAACTAACTGTTTCTTGCAATGGTGAGTTCTTGAAGCTGTAAAATGCGAGCGTTGAAAGAAGAGATTAAGGAATCTAAGGAAGAGCCTGCGTTCTTCGAATTCGAATTCATTTCTTTGTGTTGTGAAATGGGAAcggttttggtttgagatttGGAAATTAAAAAAGCGTTTCAAATTGGTATATGGTGGTTTAGGCGGTAATGTTTGAAGTTGCACTGCGTTTtcatttttagggttaatagtgttttttatatatattacttctaatttttgcccctataaaattttcgaaaaacaCCTTAATAGACCATTTTTAGAAAactttttcaagaaattttggtttggATTGACAGCGAAGGTGAAGGTTGTGGGTTTAGAGGTATGAGAGAGAGGCGAtcaagagaaaagagaagagcgTCCTTTTTGTTGAATATTAATCAAGAaatatcttcatttttcttcatatggttttggggaactcaaaaattgtattggatgaGGGTTTTGGAAGGTTTgcatgaattcttcaaatttaatctaggtagttataatattcttagaataaaaaatatattaaccataagcattaatttatcatactctaaaaaattaatcttttaaaaaatgtgaaagattttaccattttccCCTATATTTCCAACCCTTCAAAGTCTTCCCTTCCTCTCCGCTCCAAACTTCCAACCAAAGTCTTAGAGTGTATCCCTTACATATGTTTCTTTTGACCTTTTCTAAACAATGTATAAACTATAAACAAGTATGTGTATAATTATAATAGTATATATGGACAGGTTAGACTTTGTATATATGCGAGTATGCTAGAGTGGTTTTTCTTTTGTCGCAACCTTCTTCATTCAAACTTTGACCTTTGTATATAGATGATGTAGATGATCATTGTTGAAGAAATCATTATCTTTGGATGTTTGAATGAATGCTAAGATATCTTGGAGATTTGAGGTCAGCACTTCAGTCATTCAATGTCATCAATCAAGGATGGTCCAAGGGGGCTGCCACTAAAGCAGTGGCTTTAGGCCCCCAAATTTTTTAGGCCCCCATATATTTTTTGgctttaaatataattttgtaagtCAAATTCTTTAAACAGTTTTATGTCTGGCTCGATTGTTCATTAAATAGAGAGTTGTAGATTTATAGTTCATGTTGCAAGTTTGATCCCAAAGATAgctattttattagttttatgtatcttaaattcttttttttcttcatatttctaTTAATATGATGTTAGTAGTTGGAAATATATTAACACATATTGTGTCCAACCAAAATATgcaaaagtaaaaaaagtaatttatatttgtgttagaATTCAATATTGCTTTCTTATTTCAAGGCTTAACAAATTGGTAAATAATGTATTATTAATTAaactatatttttgtttaaaaaggtTCTTGTACTAACGATGTTGAATATAATGAAAGGAGTTAAAATCT harbors:
- the LOC25491656 gene encoding spindle and kinetochore-associated protein 1 homolog isoform X2, which gives rise to MNSNSKNAGSSLDSLISSFNARILQLQELTIARNMYPASSIADLSAVDAAVSAMELQVQSIKDRFRDEIEAIPKTKKLLDASLQQQKKLQNMFHHIPSQMPDRTTLSNSEISRSQDSESYEALKHVEPVALPKEKKGRGYAPTWYVTGSEMDSLSSYMRGRLTLEKVNAAITDMASYAEANAQLIVAPKKKLAENLWEKALEIRDIGGTEGIKGKHFFLETDIKGPSLKLDNTGKAILTVLRHLGRINETRVGHHRVFILQKPH
- the LOC25491656 gene encoding spindle and kinetochore-associated protein 1 homolog isoform X1, whose protein sequence is MNSNSKNAGSSLDSLISSFNARILQLQELTIARNMYPASSIADLSAVDAAVSAMELQVQSIKDRFRDEIEAIPKTKKLLDASLQQQKKLQNMFHHIPSQMPDRTTLSNSEISRSLFAEFSRQDSESYEALKHVEPVALPKEKKGRGYAPTWYVTGSEMDSLSSYMRGRLTLEKVNAAITDMASYAEANAQLIVAPKKKLAENLWEKALEIRDIGGTEGIKGKHFFLETDIKGPSLKLDNTGKAILTVLRHLGRINETRVGHHRVFILQKPH